A genome region from Musa acuminata AAA Group cultivar baxijiao chromosome BXJ3-5, Cavendish_Baxijiao_AAA, whole genome shotgun sequence includes the following:
- the LOC135638597 gene encoding protein BONZAI 1-like isoform X2: MGNCFSGDGQGGRPVGGAAAAAAVAGGPGLKSGADGACDLFLKSRCLRSPYTQIELSLSATDLCDQDVLSKSDSLAIVYAKQRDGKLEELGRTEVILNSANPVWTQKIIINYQFEVLQHLVFQVYDVESVFHNVPAKMLKLEEQQLLGEASSLLSEVVTTPARSLTLNLDWKENNETHLRKLGKLNVCVNESLGSKTIMEIVFRCSELENKDLFSKSDPFLLMSRKEESGVLVPISKTEVKKNDRNPIWRPVIVNLQQIVSKENPLAIECFNFNSNGKHELIGKVIKSLAELEKLHHSQHGEDLFLPTLVGNDYEDKVLKSQIFVERFSQSKSKTFLDYISDGCEMNFMVAIDFTASNGNPRLPDSLHYIDPSGRPNAYQRAILEVGEVLQFYVAHRRFPAWGFGARPIDGPVSHCFNLNGSTYQPEVEGIQGIMSAYVSALHNVSLAGPTLFGHVISAAALIAGQSLSNSRQKYFILLIVTETKDALVKASDLPLSILIVGVGGADFKEMEILDAEKGERIESPTGRVASRDIVQFVAMRDAQSGEVSVIQSLLAELPRQFMSYMQSRDVDQLN, from the exons ATGGGTAACTGCTTCTCCGGCGACGGCCAGGGCGGGCGCCCGGTCggtggcgccgccgccgccgccgccgtagcCGGTGGCCCTGGGTTGAAGAGCGGCGCCGACGGTGCCTGCGACCTCTTCCTCAAATCTCGCTGCCTACGTAGCCCCTATACCCAGATCGAG CTATCCTTGTCTGCTACAGACTTGTGTGATCAGGATGTGCTTTCAAAG AGTGATTCTTTGGCTATTGTTTATGCCAAACAAAGAGATGGAAAACTTGAAGAGCTTGGTCGCACTGAAGTGATACTAAATTCAGCAAATCCAGTGTGGACACAAAAGATTATCATCAATTACCAATTTGAGGTTCTGCAACATCTGGT GTTCCAGGTGTATGATGTTGAGTCAGTCTTCCACAATGTACCTGCAAAG ATGCTTAAGTTGGAGGAGCAACAACTGCTTGGTGAAGCAAGCAGTCTTCTGTCTGAG GTGGTCACTACACCTGCCAGATCATTAACACTAAATCTTGACTGGAAAGAAAACAATGAAACTCATCTGAGAAAGTTAGGCAAGCTCAATGTTTGTGTCAACGAGAGTCTTGGTTCAAAAACTATCATGGAGATAGTGTTCCGTTGTTCGGAGTTGGAAAACAAGGACCTTTTCTCAAAAAGT GACCCTTTCTTATTGATGTCTAGAAAAGAGGAGAGTGGAGTACTTGTTCCAATCTCCAAGACTGAAGTGAAAAAGAATGACCGCAATCCTATTTGGAGACCAGTGATTGTAAATCTTCAACAGATTGTGAGCAAA GAAAATCCTCTTGCCATAGAGTGTTTCAACTTCAATAGCAATGGCAAACATGAATTGATTGG CAAAGTCATAAAATCGTTGGCTGAATTGGAAAAGCTTCATCATAGTCAGCATGGTGAAGATCTATTTTTACCTACTCTTGTTGGTAACGATTATGAGGATAAG GTATTGAAAAGTCAGATTTTTGTGGAACGATTTTCTCAAAGCAAAAGTAAGACTTTCTTGGATTATATCTCAGATGGCTGCGAAATGAACTTCATGGTTGCTATTGATTTTACAG CATCAAATGGAAATCCTCGCCTACCCGATTCCTTGCACTACATTGACCCCTCAGGTCGGCCAAATGCATATCAGAGA GCAATTCTAGAAGTTGGGGAGGTCCTGCAGTTTTATGTTGCACATAGGCGCTTTCCTGCCTGGGGTTTTGGTGCAAGGCCGATAGATGGTCCTGTTTCTCATTGTTTTAACCTTAATGGAAGCACTTATCAGCCTGAG GTAGAAGGTATCCAAGGTATAATGTCAGCTTATGTAAGTGCTCTTCACAATGTATCACTGGCAGGCCCTACGCTCTTTGGGCATGTAATCAGTGCTGCTGCACTAATAGCTGGCCAGTCACTGAGTAACAGTAGACAGAAGTACTTCATTTTGCTGATAGTCACG GAAACAAAAGATGCTCTGGTGAAGGCATCTGATCTACCTTTGTCAATTCTCATTGTTGGAGTTGGTGGGGCTGACTTCAAGGAAATGGAG ATCTTAGATGCAGAGAAAGGGGAACGAATAGAGAGCCCAACTGGACGAGTTGCATCACGAGATATAGTGCAATTTGTTGCTATGCGGGATGCACAAA GTGGTGAGGTATCAGTAATTCAGTCACTTCTTGCAGAGTTACCTAGACAGTTTATGAGTTACATGCAGTCTAGAGATGTTGACCAACTGAactga
- the LOC135638597 gene encoding protein BONZAI 1-like isoform X1 produces MGNCFSGDGQGGRPVGGAAAAAAVAGGPGLKSGADGACDLFLKSRCLRSPYTQIELSLSATDLCDQDVLSKSDSLAIVYAKQRDGKLEELGRTEVILNSANPVWTQKIIINYQFEVLQHLVFQVYDVESVFHNVPAKMLKLEEQQLLGEASSLLSEVVTTPARSLTLNLDWKENNETHLRKLGKLNVCVNESLGSKTIMEIVFRCSELENKDLFSKSDPFLLMSRKEESGVLVPISKTEVKKNDRNPIWRPVIVNLQQIVSKENPLAIECFNFNSNGKHELIGKVIKSLAELEKLHHSQHGEDLFLPTLVGNDYEDKVLKSQIFVERFSQSKSKTFLDYISDGCEMNFMVAIDFTASNGNPRLPDSLHYIDPSGRPNAYQRAILEVGEVLQFYVAHRRFPAWGFGARPIDGPVSHCFNLNGSTYQPEVEGIQGIMSAYVSALHNVSLAGPTLFGHVISAAALIAGQSLSNSRQKYFILLIVTDGVITDLQETKDALVKASDLPLSILIVGVGGADFKEMEILDAEKGERIESPTGRVASRDIVQFVAMRDAQSGEVSVIQSLLAELPRQFMSYMQSRDVDQLN; encoded by the exons ATGGGTAACTGCTTCTCCGGCGACGGCCAGGGCGGGCGCCCGGTCggtggcgccgccgccgccgccgccgtagcCGGTGGCCCTGGGTTGAAGAGCGGCGCCGACGGTGCCTGCGACCTCTTCCTCAAATCTCGCTGCCTACGTAGCCCCTATACCCAGATCGAG CTATCCTTGTCTGCTACAGACTTGTGTGATCAGGATGTGCTTTCAAAG AGTGATTCTTTGGCTATTGTTTATGCCAAACAAAGAGATGGAAAACTTGAAGAGCTTGGTCGCACTGAAGTGATACTAAATTCAGCAAATCCAGTGTGGACACAAAAGATTATCATCAATTACCAATTTGAGGTTCTGCAACATCTGGT GTTCCAGGTGTATGATGTTGAGTCAGTCTTCCACAATGTACCTGCAAAG ATGCTTAAGTTGGAGGAGCAACAACTGCTTGGTGAAGCAAGCAGTCTTCTGTCTGAG GTGGTCACTACACCTGCCAGATCATTAACACTAAATCTTGACTGGAAAGAAAACAATGAAACTCATCTGAGAAAGTTAGGCAAGCTCAATGTTTGTGTCAACGAGAGTCTTGGTTCAAAAACTATCATGGAGATAGTGTTCCGTTGTTCGGAGTTGGAAAACAAGGACCTTTTCTCAAAAAGT GACCCTTTCTTATTGATGTCTAGAAAAGAGGAGAGTGGAGTACTTGTTCCAATCTCCAAGACTGAAGTGAAAAAGAATGACCGCAATCCTATTTGGAGACCAGTGATTGTAAATCTTCAACAGATTGTGAGCAAA GAAAATCCTCTTGCCATAGAGTGTTTCAACTTCAATAGCAATGGCAAACATGAATTGATTGG CAAAGTCATAAAATCGTTGGCTGAATTGGAAAAGCTTCATCATAGTCAGCATGGTGAAGATCTATTTTTACCTACTCTTGTTGGTAACGATTATGAGGATAAG GTATTGAAAAGTCAGATTTTTGTGGAACGATTTTCTCAAAGCAAAAGTAAGACTTTCTTGGATTATATCTCAGATGGCTGCGAAATGAACTTCATGGTTGCTATTGATTTTACAG CATCAAATGGAAATCCTCGCCTACCCGATTCCTTGCACTACATTGACCCCTCAGGTCGGCCAAATGCATATCAGAGA GCAATTCTAGAAGTTGGGGAGGTCCTGCAGTTTTATGTTGCACATAGGCGCTTTCCTGCCTGGGGTTTTGGTGCAAGGCCGATAGATGGTCCTGTTTCTCATTGTTTTAACCTTAATGGAAGCACTTATCAGCCTGAG GTAGAAGGTATCCAAGGTATAATGTCAGCTTATGTAAGTGCTCTTCACAATGTATCACTGGCAGGCCCTACGCTCTTTGGGCATGTAATCAGTGCTGCTGCACTAATAGCTGGCCAGTCACTGAGTAACAGTAGACAGAAGTACTTCATTTTGCTGATAGTCACG GATGGGGTGATTACTGATTTGCAGGAAACAAAAGATGCTCTGGTGAAGGCATCTGATCTACCTTTGTCAATTCTCATTGTTGGAGTTGGTGGGGCTGACTTCAAGGAAATGGAG ATCTTAGATGCAGAGAAAGGGGAACGAATAGAGAGCCCAACTGGACGAGTTGCATCACGAGATATAGTGCAATTTGTTGCTATGCGGGATGCACAAA GTGGTGAGGTATCAGTAATTCAGTCACTTCTTGCAGAGTTACCTAGACAGTTTATGAGTTACATGCAGTCTAGAGATGTTGACCAACTGAactga
- the LOC135638597 gene encoding protein BONZAI 1-like isoform X3 — protein sequence MGNCFSGDGQGGRPVGGAAAAAAVAGGPGLKSGADGACDLFLKSRCLRSPYTQIELSLSATDLCDQDVLSKSDSLAIVYAKQRDGKLEELGRTEVILNSANPVWTQKIIINYQFEVLQHLVFQVYDVESVFHNVPAKMLKLEEQQLLGEASSLLSEVVTTPARSLTLNLDWKENNETHLRKLGKLNVCVNESLGSKTIMEIVFRCSELENKDLFSKSDPFLLMSRKEESGVLVPISKTEVKKNDRNPIWRPVIVNLQQIVSKENPLAIECFNFNSNGKHELIGKVIKSLAELEKLHHSQHGEDLFLPTLVGNDYEDKVLKSQIFVERFSQSKSKTFLDYISDGCEMNFMVAIDFTASNGNPRLPDSLHYIDPSGRPNAYQRVEGIQGIMSAYVSALHNVSLAGPTLFGHVISAAALIAGQSLSNSRQKYFILLIVTDGVITDLQETKDALVKASDLPLSILIVGVGGADFKEMEILDAEKGERIESPTGRVASRDIVQFVAMRDAQSGEVSVIQSLLAELPRQFMSYMQSRDVDQLN from the exons ATGGGTAACTGCTTCTCCGGCGACGGCCAGGGCGGGCGCCCGGTCggtggcgccgccgccgccgccgccgtagcCGGTGGCCCTGGGTTGAAGAGCGGCGCCGACGGTGCCTGCGACCTCTTCCTCAAATCTCGCTGCCTACGTAGCCCCTATACCCAGATCGAG CTATCCTTGTCTGCTACAGACTTGTGTGATCAGGATGTGCTTTCAAAG AGTGATTCTTTGGCTATTGTTTATGCCAAACAAAGAGATGGAAAACTTGAAGAGCTTGGTCGCACTGAAGTGATACTAAATTCAGCAAATCCAGTGTGGACACAAAAGATTATCATCAATTACCAATTTGAGGTTCTGCAACATCTGGT GTTCCAGGTGTATGATGTTGAGTCAGTCTTCCACAATGTACCTGCAAAG ATGCTTAAGTTGGAGGAGCAACAACTGCTTGGTGAAGCAAGCAGTCTTCTGTCTGAG GTGGTCACTACACCTGCCAGATCATTAACACTAAATCTTGACTGGAAAGAAAACAATGAAACTCATCTGAGAAAGTTAGGCAAGCTCAATGTTTGTGTCAACGAGAGTCTTGGTTCAAAAACTATCATGGAGATAGTGTTCCGTTGTTCGGAGTTGGAAAACAAGGACCTTTTCTCAAAAAGT GACCCTTTCTTATTGATGTCTAGAAAAGAGGAGAGTGGAGTACTTGTTCCAATCTCCAAGACTGAAGTGAAAAAGAATGACCGCAATCCTATTTGGAGACCAGTGATTGTAAATCTTCAACAGATTGTGAGCAAA GAAAATCCTCTTGCCATAGAGTGTTTCAACTTCAATAGCAATGGCAAACATGAATTGATTGG CAAAGTCATAAAATCGTTGGCTGAATTGGAAAAGCTTCATCATAGTCAGCATGGTGAAGATCTATTTTTACCTACTCTTGTTGGTAACGATTATGAGGATAAG GTATTGAAAAGTCAGATTTTTGTGGAACGATTTTCTCAAAGCAAAAGTAAGACTTTCTTGGATTATATCTCAGATGGCTGCGAAATGAACTTCATGGTTGCTATTGATTTTACAG CATCAAATGGAAATCCTCGCCTACCCGATTCCTTGCACTACATTGACCCCTCAGGTCGGCCAAATGCATATCAGAGA GTAGAAGGTATCCAAGGTATAATGTCAGCTTATGTAAGTGCTCTTCACAATGTATCACTGGCAGGCCCTACGCTCTTTGGGCATGTAATCAGTGCTGCTGCACTAATAGCTGGCCAGTCACTGAGTAACAGTAGACAGAAGTACTTCATTTTGCTGATAGTCACG GATGGGGTGATTACTGATTTGCAGGAAACAAAAGATGCTCTGGTGAAGGCATCTGATCTACCTTTGTCAATTCTCATTGTTGGAGTTGGTGGGGCTGACTTCAAGGAAATGGAG ATCTTAGATGCAGAGAAAGGGGAACGAATAGAGAGCCCAACTGGACGAGTTGCATCACGAGATATAGTGCAATTTGTTGCTATGCGGGATGCACAAA GTGGTGAGGTATCAGTAATTCAGTCACTTCTTGCAGAGTTACCTAGACAGTTTATGAGTTACATGCAGTCTAGAGATGTTGACCAACTGAactga